A part of Candidatus Methylomirabilota bacterium genomic DNA contains:
- the rhaD gene encoding bifunctional rhamnulose-1-phosphate aldolase/short-chain dehydrogenase, with protein MRSRWDDAAAKNLDGLDLLVYASRLIGAETSLVVWGGGNTSIKRVERDYRGRDVRVLRVKGSGSDLKSIEKKHFPGVRMDDILALLERKDMGDQEMVDYLAHALQEPASPRPSIETLLHGFLPAEAVIHTHADAIVSLTNNDRSVDVLSEVYGGDVIALPYRRPGFLISREVAETFERHPKAKALLLEKHGTICWGATVKEAYLSTMELIGRAEEAIEHRAKGRARFGGGAVAAGSPEERRRVALAVAPALRGLVGRDRRVVMAFDDAPDVLEFACSKEAAALSTIGPATPDHTIYTKRLPCFAPVGDPRDPAAVTAAIKASVERFVADYTSYFNAHNTGGAALTDAFPRVITVAGLGMFTTGKDHRTAGIVNDIYHHTISVLGAATSFGKYVSLSSKDAFDVEYWPLELYKLSQAPPEKELARRIALVTGGASGIGRAAALRLAVEGAHVVVTDLDAAGARKVADEVVAGSGAGRAIGVGMDVSSEASVTSGFEEAVLAYGGIDIVVSNAGIAHSSPVDQMSLADWERSFAVNSTGHFLVAREGMRVLKAQGLGGAFVFVATKNVMSPGKDFAAYSAAKAAEAQLAKVLALEGGAHGIRSNIVNPDAVFRDSKLWSEDVRRERARAQGITVEQLEDFYRKRNILAVPILPEDVAEAVLFLASDRSAKTTGCTITVDGGVKDAFPR; from the coding sequence ATGCGCTCGCGCTGGGACGACGCCGCGGCGAAAAACCTCGACGGCCTCGACCTCCTTGTCTATGCCTCGCGGCTGATCGGCGCCGAGACCTCGCTCGTCGTCTGGGGCGGGGGCAACACGTCGATCAAGCGCGTAGAGCGCGACTATCGAGGGCGGGACGTCCGCGTCCTGCGCGTCAAGGGCTCGGGATCGGACCTCAAGAGCATCGAGAAGAAGCACTTCCCCGGCGTGCGCATGGACGACATCCTGGCGCTCCTCGAGCGCAAAGACATGGGCGACCAGGAGATGGTGGACTACCTGGCGCATGCCCTCCAGGAGCCGGCGAGCCCGCGGCCGTCCATCGAGACGCTGCTGCACGGCTTCCTGCCCGCCGAGGCGGTCATCCACACGCATGCCGACGCAATTGTTTCGCTGACGAACAATGATCGCTCCGTCGACGTCCTATCCGAAGTCTACGGCGGCGACGTCATCGCGCTGCCGTATCGGCGCCCGGGCTTTCTGATCTCGCGCGAGGTCGCCGAGACGTTCGAGCGCCATCCCAAGGCCAAGGCGCTCCTGCTCGAGAAGCACGGGACGATCTGCTGGGGCGCCACGGTCAAGGAAGCGTATCTCTCGACGATGGAGCTGATCGGCCGGGCCGAAGAGGCCATCGAGCATCGGGCCAAAGGCCGCGCGCGCTTCGGCGGCGGCGCCGTGGCCGCCGGATCGCCCGAGGAGCGGCGGCGCGTCGCGCTGGCCGTGGCTCCCGCGCTGCGGGGGCTCGTCGGCAGAGACCGCCGTGTTGTCATGGCCTTCGACGACGCGCCAGACGTCCTCGAGTTCGCGTGTTCGAAAGAGGCCGCGGCGCTTTCGACGATCGGGCCCGCGACTCCAGACCACACCATCTACACCAAGCGGCTGCCATGCTTCGCTCCCGTAGGCGATCCGCGGGATCCCGCGGCGGTGACCGCTGCCATCAAGGCGTCCGTGGAACGCTTCGTCGCCGACTACACGTCGTACTTCAACGCCCACAATACGGGCGGCGCGGCGCTGACCGACGCCTTCCCGCGGGTGATCACGGTGGCGGGCCTGGGAATGTTCACCACGGGCAAGGATCACCGCACCGCCGGTATCGTCAACGACATCTACCACCACACGATCTCCGTCCTGGGCGCGGCGACCTCGTTCGGCAAATATGTCTCGCTGTCCTCCAAAGACGCGTTCGATGTCGAGTACTGGCCGCTCGAGCTCTACAAGCTCAGTCAGGCGCCTCCGGAGAAGGAACTGGCGCGCCGCATCGCGCTCGTCACCGGCGGGGCCTCGGGCATCGGCCGCGCCGCCGCGCTCCGCCTGGCCGTCGAAGGGGCGCACGTCGTCGTAACCGACCTCGACGCCGCCGGGGCGCGCAAGGTGGCCGACGAAGTCGTCGCGGGCTCGGGCGCGGGACGGGCGATCGGCGTCGGGATGGACGTATCGAGTGAAGCGTCCGTGACTTCGGGCTTCGAGGAAGCCGTGCTGGCCTACGGCGGTATCGACATCGTGGTCTCGAACGCGGGCATCGCGCATTCCTCCCCCGTGGACCAGATGAGCCTCGCGGATTGGGAGCGCTCCTTCGCCGTCAACTCGACAGGCCACTTCCTCGTGGCACGCGAGGGGATGCGCGTCCTCAAGGCGCAGGGGCTGGGCGGTGCCTTCGTCTTTGTCGCAACCAAGAACGTCATGTCGCCGGGCAAGGACTTCGCCGCGTACTCGGCCGCCAAGGCCGCCGAGGCGCAGCTGGCCAAGGTGCTGGCGCTCGAGGGCGGAGCGCACGGCATCCGCTCCAACATCGTCAACCCGGACGCCGTCTTCCGAGACTCCAAGCTCTGGTCGGAAGACGTCCGGCGCGAGCGCGCCCGCGCGCAGGGGATCACGGTCGAGCAGCTCGAGGACTTCTACCGCAAGCG
- a CDS encoding class I SAM-dependent methyltransferase — protein sequence MAGSEPLSREVQAYYARGIEIGRLFRGHGTLELARTQEIILRHLPPPPGAVLDVGGGPGIYACWLASRGYGVTLIDASPLHVEQARAASTRQPEHPLAGCRLGDARRLDGRDASARAVLLLGPLYHLTEQRDRLQALREARRVLEPRGLLFAAAVGRYASLLSGVAENLLRDPDFAAIVARDLRDGQHRNPTDKEYFTTAFFHRPEELEAEVREAGFNLVELLGVEGPGWLLPDLEQRWADPAERERLLQAARAVESEPTLLGLPPHLLAIGRKPA from the coding sequence ATGGCCGGATCCGAGCCGCTTTCGCGCGAGGTGCAGGCCTACTACGCTCGGGGCATCGAGATCGGACGCCTCTTCCGCGGCCACGGCACGCTCGAGCTCGCCCGCACCCAGGAAATCATCCTGCGCCACCTGCCGCCGCCGCCCGGCGCCGTTCTCGACGTGGGCGGCGGCCCCGGCATCTATGCCTGCTGGCTCGCCAGTCGCGGCTACGGCGTCACGCTCATCGACGCCTCGCCCCTCCATGTCGAGCAGGCTCGGGCGGCGTCGACCCGCCAGCCGGAGCATCCGCTGGCTGGCTGCCGGCTGGGTGATGCGCGCCGACTGGATGGACGGGATGCGAGCGCGCGGGCGGTGCTGCTGCTGGGCCCGCTCTACCACCTGACCGAGCAGCGCGATCGCCTGCAGGCGCTGCGGGAGGCGCGCCGGGTGCTCGAGCCCCGCGGCCTTCTCTTCGCCGCGGCCGTGGGGCGCTACGCCTCGCTCCTGTCCGGCGTGGCGGAGAATCTCCTGCGCGATCCCGATTTCGCCGCCATCGTGGCCCGGGATCTGCGAGACGGCCAGCACAGGAATCCCACGGACAAGGAATACTTCACGACGGCATTTTTCCATCGGCCCGAGGAACTCGAAGCCGAAGTGCGAGAGGCCGGCTTCAACCTGGTCGAGCTGCTGGGCGTGGAGGGCCCAGGCTGGCTCCTGCCCGATCTCGAGCAGCGCTGGGCCGATCCGGCCGAGCGTGAGCGCCTCCTCCAGGCCGCGCGGGCCGTCGAGAGCGAGCCCACGCTCCTAGGCCTCCCGCCCCACCTCCTGGCGATAGGCCGAAAGCCCGCCTGA
- a CDS encoding aminobenzoate oxygenase gives MSSTYRYQIPVEQTQWKFEGQSETILTWEYEDGREKLLNLYDKGKKQQWDAAERIDWSLDLDPENPQELDDRMIPIFGSPMWDRL, from the coding sequence ATGTCGAGCACCTATCGCTACCAGATCCCGGTCGAGCAGACGCAGTGGAAGTTCGAGGGGCAGAGCGAGACCATCCTGACCTGGGAGTACGAGGACGGGCGCGAGAAGCTGCTCAACCTCTACGACAAGGGCAAGAAGCAGCAGTGGGACGCCGCGGAGCGCATCGACTGGTCGCTCGATCTCGATCCGGAGAATCCGCAAGAGCTCGATGACCGCATGATCCCGATCTTCGGCTCACCCATGTGGGACCGGCT